A window of the Phaseolus vulgaris cultivar G19833 unplaced genomic scaffold, P. vulgaris v2.0 scaffold_21, whole genome shotgun sequence genome harbors these coding sequences:
- the LOC137817221 gene encoding uncharacterized protein — protein MKIFVEAIHKGIWNAIKNEPFIPMVENKKVISGKPWSQWTEQESKKSQYDCIAKNITTSALSSNEFFSVSQCESTKEMWDSFEVTHEWANDVKRSRNHTLIQEYEMFRMLKGETIVEVQKWFTHIINHLMSLGKTFDKEELNIKVHCHI, from the coding sequence atgaaaatctttgttgaagcTATTCACAAAGGTATTTGGAATGCAATTAAAAACGAACCTTTTATTCCCAtggttgaaaataaaaaagttatctctggaaaaccttggtcccaatggactgagcaAGAAAGTAAGAAATCTCAatatgattgcattgctaagAACATTACCACATCTGCTTTAAgttctaatgagtttttcagtgTATCTCAATGTGAGTCtacaaaggaaatgtgggactcTTTTGAGGTGACTCATGAATGGGCAAATGATGTGAAAAGGTCAAGAAATCATACTCTcatacaagagtatgagatgtttagaatgttGAAAGGTGAAACCATTGTTGAAGTGCAAAAATGGTTTACTCACATAATAAATCATCTTATGAGTCTTGGGAAAACTTTTGATaaagaggaactcaacatcaaAGTTCACTGCCATATTTGA